One genomic region from Pseudomonas hormoni encodes:
- a CDS encoding alkaline phosphatase D family protein — MFKPTVGPIIGHTTTHHARIFFRGELQKDALVFGGIRYRRSGDTLWSKGMFKQLTSARDMCDVFALNDLPADTEYEYQAGWFSPMSPVHTVETIQELPLQWPRDVYRFSTQSSNPATPRAYIVGSCRYLRMTVGAPSLPHLGDRIFASITHLAQRAETPISALLMTGDQVYIDDLNIIAPDREYKEILSKYRMAFSQPHITKLMSGTPTYMILDDHEIEDNWPANKNKNDDHLYNNAIAAYELYQASHSPAHELLEDGNIDRHLERYWYQFTHGDIEWFVTDSRTRRTLSAGDRRILDEAQETALCNWLIHSPARVKFVVTSVMFYPDRKRLGDDAWKAFPEQRLRLLETIRTHRINNVFFVSGDVHGSLTSRLTHSEDPDFEVHTIVSSPLCNSKLLPYAKASTFILDQPLARTAAGDYRHELTSEVISQDNFAHLVVDREQIQVNYHDRNGKRLQSIGIPILR, encoded by the coding sequence ATGTTTAAACCTACAGTCGGCCCTATTATTGGCCACACTACAACGCATCATGCACGCATCTTTTTCCGTGGCGAATTACAGAAAGATGCTTTGGTATTTGGTGGAATTCGTTATCGACGCAGCGGTGACACTCTCTGGTCCAAAGGAATGTTCAAACAACTGACAAGCGCGCGTGACATGTGCGACGTCTTTGCCCTCAACGACCTCCCCGCCGATACCGAGTACGAATACCAGGCTGGCTGGTTCAGCCCCATGAGCCCGGTGCACACCGTGGAGACGATTCAGGAACTGCCGCTGCAATGGCCTCGGGATGTCTACCGTTTCAGCACCCAGTCCAGTAATCCCGCGACGCCACGGGCTTACATCGTCGGCTCGTGCCGTTACCTGCGAATGACGGTCGGCGCGCCTTCGCTGCCGCATCTGGGCGACCGGATCTTCGCCTCCATCACCCACCTCGCGCAGCGCGCCGAAACGCCCATCAGCGCCCTGTTGATGACAGGCGACCAAGTTTATATCGATGACTTGAACATCATCGCTCCGGATCGGGAGTACAAGGAAATACTCAGTAAGTACCGAATGGCTTTTTCCCAGCCTCATATTACAAAGTTGATGTCCGGCACGCCGACTTACATGATCCTCGACGACCATGAAATCGAAGACAATTGGCCCGCCAATAAAAACAAAAACGATGACCATCTCTATAACAATGCCATTGCCGCCTATGAGTTATATCAAGCCAGCCACAGCCCGGCCCATGAGTTGCTTGAAGATGGGAACATCGATCGACACCTGGAGCGCTATTGGTATCAATTCACCCACGGTGATATCGAGTGGTTTGTCACCGACAGCCGTACCCGGCGCACTCTGTCAGCCGGCGATCGGCGTATCCTCGACGAAGCGCAGGAAACAGCTTTGTGCAACTGGCTGATCCACAGCCCGGCCCGGGTCAAATTTGTTGTCACCAGCGTCATGTTCTACCCCGACCGCAAACGCTTGGGCGATGACGCCTGGAAAGCCTTTCCGGAACAACGCCTGCGGTTGCTGGAGACTATTCGCACACACCGCATCAACAACGTCTTCTTCGTGTCCGGCGATGTGCACGGCTCCCTCACCAGCCGGCTGACACACAGCGAAGACCCGGACTTCGAGGTTCACACCATCGTCTCCTCGCCGCTGTGCAACAGCAAACTGCTGCCCTATGCCAAGGCCTCCACTTTCATCCTCGACCAACCGCTCGCCCGGACAGCGGCGGGAGATTATCGGCATGAACTGACCAGCGAGGTGATCAGCCAGGACAACTTTGCCCATCTGGTGGTCGATCGGGAGCAGATTCAGGTCAATTACCACGACCGGAACGGCAAGCGCCTGCAATCGATCGGCATTCCTATACTACGTTAA
- the aceF gene encoding dihydrolipoyllysine-residue acetyltransferase, with protein sequence MSELIRVPDIGSGEGEVIELFVKVGDRIEADQSILTLESDKASMEVPAPKAGIIKSLKVKLGDRLKEGDELLELEVEGAAAAAPAAAAAPAAKAEAKPAAAPAAAPAPAAAPAAASVQQVHVPDIGSAGKAQIIEIQVKVGDTVAADQSLITLESDKASMEIPSPAAGVVKSISVKLNDEVGTGDLILDLEVAGAAAPAAAAPAQAAAPAAAPAPAAAAPAAPVADSVQDIHVPDIGSAGKAKIIEVLVKAGDTVTADQSLITLESDKASMEIPSPAAGVVESISIKLDDEVGTGDLILKLKVKGAAPAAAPAPTAAAPSAAAPAAAAPAAPAPAAPAAAPAKPGAKVHAGPAVRQLAREFGVELSAVSPSGPHGRVLKEDVQVYVKAMMQKAKEAPAAAAGATGGAGIPPIPVVDFSRFGETEEVPMTRLMQIGASSLHRSWLNIPHVTQFDSADITELEAFRVAQKAVAEKAGVKLTILPLLLKSCAHLLKELPDFNSSLAPSGKAIIRKKYVNIGFAVDTPEGLLVPVIKNVDQKSLLQLAAEAAALAAKARDKKLTADDMQGACFTISSLGHIGGTGFTPIVNAPEVAILGVSKATIQPVWDGKAFQPKLMLPLSLSYDHRVINGAAAARFTQRLSSLLADIRTILL encoded by the coding sequence GTGAGCGAACTCATTCGCGTACCTGACATCGGCAGCGGTGAAGGTGAAGTAATTGAACTGTTTGTGAAGGTCGGCGACCGTATCGAAGCCGACCAGAGCATCCTGACGCTGGAATCGGACAAGGCGAGCATGGAAGTGCCTGCGCCGAAGGCCGGTATCATCAAGAGCCTGAAAGTGAAGCTGGGCGATCGCCTGAAAGAAGGCGACGAACTGCTGGAGCTGGAAGTCGAAGGTGCCGCTGCTGCGGCCCCTGCGGCTGCCGCTGCGCCGGCGGCCAAGGCTGAAGCGAAACCGGCTGCTGCACCTGCCGCCGCTCCTGCTCCAGCTGCCGCGCCTGCTGCCGCTTCGGTTCAGCAAGTACACGTGCCGGACATCGGTTCGGCGGGCAAGGCCCAGATCATCGAGATCCAGGTCAAGGTCGGCGACACCGTCGCTGCTGATCAGTCGCTGATCACCCTGGAATCCGACAAGGCCAGCATGGAAATTCCATCGCCTGCCGCTGGCGTGGTCAAGAGCATCAGCGTCAAGCTCAACGACGAAGTCGGCACCGGCGACCTGATCCTGGACCTGGAAGTGGCGGGTGCTGCGGCCCCTGCTGCTGCCGCGCCAGCTCAGGCGGCTGCTCCTGCCGCTGCTCCTGCGCCAGCCGCTGCCGCCCCGGCTGCACCGGTTGCCGACAGTGTTCAGGACATTCACGTCCCGGACATCGGTTCGGCGGGCAAGGCCAAGATCATCGAAGTGCTGGTCAAGGCAGGCGACACCGTCACCGCCGACCAATCGCTGATCACCCTGGAATCCGACAAGGCGAGCATGGAAATTCCATCGCCTGCCGCTGGCGTGGTGGAAAGCATTTCCATCAAGCTGGATGACGAAGTCGGTACTGGCGACCTGATCCTGAAGCTGAAAGTCAAAGGCGCTGCGCCTGCGGCTGCCCCGGCTCCGACCGCTGCTGCACCGAGCGCTGCTGCCCCGGCCGCCGCTGCGCCTGCTGCTCCGGCACCAGCCGCACCTGCTGCTGCACCGGCCAAGCCAGGCGCCAAGGTTCACGCTGGCCCGGCCGTACGCCAACTGGCTCGCGAGTTCGGCGTCGAGCTGAGTGCGGTCAGCCCAAGCGGTCCTCACGGTCGCGTGCTGAAAGAAGACGTGCAGGTTTACGTCAAGGCCATGATGCAGAAGGCCAAGGAAGCACCGGCCGCTGCTGCCGGCGCAACCGGTGGCGCGGGCATCCCGCCGATTCCGGTGGTGGACTTCAGCCGCTTCGGTGAAACCGAAGAAGTGCCGATGACTCGCCTGATGCAGATCGGCGCGTCGAGCCTGCACCGCAGCTGGCTGAACATTCCGCACGTGACTCAGTTCGATTCGGCGGATATCACCGAGCTCGAAGCGTTCCGTGTCGCTCAGAAAGCCGTTGCAGAGAAGGCCGGCGTCAAGCTGACCATCCTGCCGCTGTTGCTCAAATCCTGCGCGCACCTGCTCAAGGAACTGCCGGACTTCAACAGTTCGCTGGCACCAAGCGGCAAGGCGATCATCCGCAAGAAGTACGTGAACATCGGCTTCGCCGTCGACACCCCTGAAGGCCTGCTGGTACCGGTCATCAAGAACGTCGATCAGAAGAGCCTGTTGCAACTGGCAGCCGAAGCCGCTGCGCTGGCCGCCAAGGCCCGCGACAAGAAGCTCACCGCTGACGACATGCAAGGCGCCTGCTTCACCATTTCCAGCCTCGGTCACATTGGCGGCACCGGCTTCACGCCGATCGTCAACGCGCCGGAAGTGGCGATCCTCGGTGTTTCCAAGGCAACCATCCAGCCTGTCTGGGACGGCAAAGCCTTCCAGCCGAAACTGATGCTGCCACTGTCGCTTTCCTACGATCACCGTGTGATCAACGGCGCCGCTGCTGCACGCTTCACCCAGCGTCTGAGCAGCCTGCTGGCGGATATCCGCACCATCCTGCTGTAA
- the aceE gene encoding pyruvate dehydrogenase (acetyl-transferring), homodimeric type codes for MQDLDPVETQEWLDALESVLDKEGEDRAHYLMTRMGELATRSGSQLPYAITTPYRNTIPVTHEARMPGDLFMERRIRSLVRWNAMAMVMRTNLKDSDLGGHISSFASSATLYDIGFNYFFQAPTDEHGGDLIYFQGHTSPGVYARAFMEGRITEDQMNNFRQEVDGQGLSSYPHPWLMPDFWQFPTVSMGLGPIQAIYQARFMKYLEARGFIPEGKQKVWCFLGDGECDEPESLGAISLAGREKLDNLIFVINCNLQRLDGPVRGNGKIIQELEGVFRGAQWNVTKVIWGRFWDPLLAKDVDGILQRRMDEVIDGEYQNYKAKDGAFVREHFFNSPELKAMVADLSDDEIWKLNRGGHDPYKVYAAYHEAVNHKEQPTVILAKTIKGYGTGAGEAKNTAHNTKKVDVESLKLFRDRFDIPVRDDELENLPFFKPEPNSAEARYLSERRTALGGFVPQRRAQSFSVPTPSLDTLKAILDGSGDREISTTMAFVRILAQLVKDKEIGPRIVPIIPDEARTFGMEGMFRQLGIYSSVGQLYEPVDKDQVMFYKEDKKGQILEEGINEAGAMSSFIAAGTSYSSHNQPMLPFYIFYSMFGFQRIGDLAWAAGDSRTRGFLIGGTAGRTTLNGEGLQHEDGHSHILAATIPNCRTFDPTYGYELAVIIQDGMKKMTEEQQDVFYYITVMNESYQQPAMPAGVEEGIIKGMYLLEEDTREAAHHVQLMGSGTILREVREAAKILREQFNVGADVWSVTSFNELRRDGLAVERTNRLHPGQKPKLSYVEECLNGRQGPVIASTDYMKLFAEQIRQWVPSKEFKVLGTDGFGRSDSRKKLRHFFEVDRHFVVLAALEALADRGDIEPKVVAEAIAKFGIDPEKRNPLDC; via the coding sequence TTCATGGAACGCCGCATTCGCTCGCTGGTACGCTGGAACGCGATGGCCATGGTGATGCGTACGAACCTGAAAGATTCTGACCTGGGCGGTCACATCTCCAGCTTCGCCTCCAGCGCCACCCTGTACGACATCGGCTTCAACTACTTCTTCCAGGCACCGACCGACGAACACGGCGGCGACCTGATCTACTTCCAGGGCCACACCTCGCCAGGCGTTTACGCCCGCGCGTTCATGGAAGGCCGCATCACCGAAGACCAGATGAACAACTTCCGCCAGGAAGTGGACGGTCAGGGCCTGTCGTCCTACCCGCACCCATGGCTGATGCCTGATTTCTGGCAGTTCCCGACTGTTTCCATGGGTCTGGGCCCGATCCAGGCGATCTACCAGGCACGTTTCATGAAGTACCTGGAAGCCCGTGGTTTCATTCCGGAAGGCAAGCAAAAAGTCTGGTGCTTCCTGGGCGACGGCGAGTGCGACGAGCCGGAATCCCTGGGCGCGATCTCGCTGGCTGGCCGCGAGAAGCTCGACAACCTGATCTTTGTCATCAACTGCAACCTGCAGCGCCTCGACGGCCCGGTTCGCGGCAACGGCAAGATCATCCAGGAACTCGAAGGCGTGTTCCGCGGTGCTCAGTGGAACGTGACCAAAGTCATCTGGGGCCGTTTCTGGGACCCACTGCTGGCCAAGGACGTCGACGGCATCCTGCAACGTCGCATGGACGAAGTCATCGACGGCGAGTACCAGAACTACAAAGCCAAAGACGGCGCGTTCGTGCGTGAACACTTCTTCAACTCGCCAGAACTCAAGGCGATGGTTGCAGACTTGTCCGACGACGAGATCTGGAAACTCAACCGTGGCGGCCACGACCCGTACAAGGTCTACGCGGCGTACCACGAAGCGGTCAACCACAAAGAACAACCAACCGTCATCCTGGCCAAGACCATCAAAGGTTATGGCACCGGTGCCGGCGAAGCGAAAAACACCGCGCACAACACCAAGAAAGTCGATGTCGAGAGCCTGAAGTTGTTCCGCGATCGTTTCGACATTCCAGTGCGCGACGACGAGCTGGAAAACCTGCCGTTCTTCAAGCCAGAGCCGAACAGCGCCGAAGCCCGCTACCTGAGCGAGCGCCGCACTGCACTGGGCGGTTTCGTGCCACAGCGCCGCGCGCAGAGCTTCAGCGTACCGACGCCATCGCTGGATACCCTCAAGGCTATCCTCGACGGCTCGGGCGACCGTGAAATTTCCACCACCATGGCCTTCGTGCGGATCCTCGCGCAACTGGTCAAGGACAAGGAAATCGGCCCGCGCATCGTCCCGATCATCCCGGACGAAGCCCGTACCTTCGGTATGGAAGGCATGTTCCGTCAGTTGGGCATCTACTCCTCCGTCGGCCAGCTCTACGAGCCAGTCGATAAAGACCAGGTGATGTTCTACAAGGAAGACAAGAAGGGCCAGATCCTCGAAGAAGGCATCAACGAAGCGGGCGCCATGAGCTCCTTCATCGCTGCCGGTACTTCGTACTCCAGCCACAACCAGCCAATGCTGCCGTTCTACATCTTCTACTCGATGTTCGGCTTCCAGCGTATCGGCGACCTGGCCTGGGCTGCCGGCGACAGCCGTACCCGTGGCTTCCTGATCGGCGGTACCGCAGGCAGAACCACGCTGAACGGCGAAGGCCTGCAACACGAAGACGGTCACAGCCACATCCTGGCTGCCACCATCCCGAACTGCCGCACCTTTGATCCAACCTACGGCTACGAGCTGGCGGTGATCATCCAGGACGGCATGAAGAAGATGACCGAAGAGCAGCAGGACGTTTTCTACTACATCACCGTGATGAACGAGTCCTACCAGCAGCCAGCCATGCCGGCCGGTGTCGAGGAAGGCATCATCAAGGGCATGTACCTGCTCGAAGAAGACACCCGCGAAGCGGCGCACCACGTTCAGCTGATGGGCTCCGGCACCATCCTGCGTGAAGTCCGTGAAGCAGCGAAGATCCTGCGTGAACAGTTCAACGTCGGCGCCGACGTGTGGAGCGTTACCAGCTTCAACGAACTGCGTCGCGATGGCCTGGCCGTTGAGCGTACCAACCGTCTGCACCCTGGCCAGAAGCCTAAACTGAGCTACGTCGAAGAGTGCCTGAACGGCCGTCAAGGTCCGGTCATCGCGTCTACCGACTACATGAAACTGTTCGCAGAGCAAATTCGTCAGTGGGTACCGTCCAAGGAATTCAAAGTCCTGGGCACCGACGGTTTCGGCCGCAGTGACAGCCGCAAGAAGCTGCGTCACTTCTTCGAAGTCGATCGTCATTTCGTGGTGTTGGCAGCCCTGGAAGCATTGGCTGACCGTGGCGACATCGAACCTAAAGTGGTGGCTGAAGCCATCGCCAAGTTCGGTATCGACCCGGAAAAACGCAACCCACTGGACTGCTGA